One genomic segment of Bacteroidales bacterium includes these proteins:
- a CDS encoding MATE family efflux transporter yields the protein MNKKILHLALPNIVSNITIPLLGMVDLAIMGHLDSAIYVGAIALGSMIFNFLYWGFAFLRMGTSGFVAQAYGKKDLRQSMIFLSQALFIALIGSLLLLIFHRPIEKICFYLINGSPEVENLAIEYFRIRIWAAPASIGLYALTGWFIGMQNTKIPMIIAILVNIVNIILNLIFVFVFDMKANGVALGTVISQYIGIITGILLLFLYYGKLLKYWSNKAILQINTLKKFLNVNFDIFIRTLCLIFVFSFFTTQSANTSNAILAINTLLLQFLFIFSYFIDGFGYAAEALTGKYIGAGDKLQLKKVIRQLFKWGIGLSIPFTVLYVISGKNLLYILTDNLSIIEQSSEYLIWIGIVPIVSFVAFIWDGIYIGATASKAMRNTMLFSTIVVFLPTYYFLNEQLGNHSLWLGLILFMASRSIFQTYLYVKLKLSNLK from the coding sequence GTGAACAAAAAAATCCTTCATCTTGCACTTCCAAATATTGTAAGTAATATAACTATACCATTGCTCGGAATGGTTGACCTTGCAATTATGGGGCATCTTGATTCTGCAATTTATGTTGGTGCAATTGCTCTTGGAAGTATGATATTTAATTTTTTATACTGGGGTTTTGCATTTTTGCGAATGGGAACAAGCGGATTTGTTGCACAAGCATACGGAAAAAAAGATTTAAGACAAAGCATGATCTTTTTATCTCAGGCTCTTTTTATAGCTCTTATTGGTAGTCTTTTACTATTAATTTTTCACAGACCAATTGAAAAAATATGTTTTTATTTAATTAATGGAAGCCCTGAAGTTGAAAATCTTGCAATTGAATATTTCAGGATAAGAATTTGGGCTGCTCCGGCATCAATAGGGCTTTATGCATTAACAGGCTGGTTTATAGGTATGCAAAACACTAAAATCCCCATGATAATTGCAATTTTGGTAAATATTGTAAATATCATCCTGAACCTGATATTTGTGTTTGTTTTTGATATGAAAGCAAACGGGGTAGCACTTGGCACAGTTATTTCGCAATATATTGGAATTATAACAGGTATTTTGCTATTATTTTTATATTACGGGAAATTATTAAAATACTGGAGTAATAAAGCTATTTTACAAATAAATACTTTGAAAAAATTTCTAAATGTCAATTTTGATATATTTATACGGACTTTATGTTTGATTTTTGTTTTTTCATTTTTTACAACTCAATCTGCTAATACAAGTAATGCTATTTTAGCAATAAATACATTGTTGCTGCAATTTTTATTCATTTTCTCCTATTTTATAGATGGATTTGGTTATGCAGCCGAAGCTTTAACAGGAAAATATATTGGTGCCGGAGATAAATTACAGTTAAAAAAAGTAATCAGGCAACTGTTTAAATGGGGTATTGGATTAAGTATTCCTTTCACTGTTCTTTATGTTATTTCAGGCAAAAATTTGCTTTATATTCTTACTGACAATTTATCAATTATTGAACAATCTTCGGAATACCTTATATGGATAGGTATTGTTCCAATAGTTTCTTTTGTAGCTTTTATATGGGACGGAATTTATATTGGAGCCACTGCATCAAAAGCAATGCGGAATACGATGCTTTTTTCAACAATAGTAGTTTTTTTGCCTACTTATTATTTTCTTAATGAACAATTGGGAAACCATAGTTTATGGTTAGGATTAATACTATTTATGGCAAGTAGAAGTATTTTTCAAACATATTTGTATGTAAAACTCAAATTAAGCAATTTGAAATAA
- a CDS encoding helix-turn-helix transcriptional regulator — MRWKIKIPRILKINWIKELSISVVFNNGESRIIDFRKVLEKLDLDENSPVSILYKSEEFMKVELQNNTLSWNNVEQFIRLRNKEKMRVPFEIGADILLRYSRPEKSDLALKIGRLIKEARLKTGLTQQELAVMSGTTRNYISRIENDRSDIELATLRKIIETGLGKHLDIRIR, encoded by the coding sequence ATGAGATGGAAAATAAAAATACCAAGGATTTTAAAAATAAATTGGATTAAAGAATTATCAATATCTGTTGTTTTTAATAATGGAGAATCAAGAATTATTGATTTTAGAAAAGTATTAGAAAAACTCGACTTGGACGAGAATTCGCCAGTTTCAATTCTTTACAAATCAGAAGAATTTATGAAAGTTGAGTTACAAAACAATACGCTTTCATGGAATAATGTTGAACAATTCATAAGATTACGAAATAAAGAAAAAATGCGAGTTCCTTTTGAAATCGGAGCAGATATTTTATTAAGATATAGCCGACCTGAAAAATCTGATTTGGCATTAAAAATCGGAAGACTAATTAAGGAAGCAAGATTAAAAACAGGTTTAACTCAACAAGAATTAGCCGTAATGAGCGGAACGACAAGAAATTATATTTCTCGAATAGAAAATGACAGGTCAGATATTGAACTGGCAACATTACGAAAGATAATAGAAACGGGACTAGGAAAACATTTGGACATTAGGATAAGATAA
- a CDS encoding DUF4160 domain-containing protein, protein MPTIDTIDGIKINVYNGEHRPPHIHAVYNEFEILILIENSEIYAGDLPNKQLKKVFDWLAGNSDWALEVFYQLNPELL, encoded by the coding sequence ATGCCAACAATTGATACGATTGACGGAATTAAAATAAATGTTTATAATGGAGAGCACAGACCACCACATATACATGCTGTTTATAATGAGTTTGAGATACTAATCCTTATTGAAAATAGTGAGATTTATGCAGGTGATTTACCAAACAAACAATTAAAAAAAGTATTTGATTGGTTGGCAGGAAATTCAGATTGGGCATTAGAAGTTTTTTATCAATTAAATCCGGAATTACTATGA